From Campylobacter concisus, a single genomic window includes:
- a CDS encoding transposase, whose amino-acid sequence MKKAFFCGVDVSKDKIDVCFLTSIMSEKAKFETLPNNYELIKVYFDSFKNDEILVVFEATSNYHLALQKALSDLSIRYCVTNPYKSSLFLKHLSTIKTDTSDSYGLAVYARTFKSEIAPDKYNAEYLEIKSYNSTLNLLQKINTQLKNFKSSQKTLNNKVIDNVIANLIKEIAKLQAMLQKLAFDLVKKAIPETEEIIKENKGFGIDLALNLFPQLHFNRDKSEKQFISFIGLSPRIFQSGSSVHKSQKINKMGNSNIRRILFMTALCAIRFNAKFKARYERLLANGKKKMTAIVAVMCAIVRYLKSLFPFNPEIKAI is encoded by the coding sequence ATGAAAAAAGCGTTTTTTTGTGGTGTTGATGTTTCTAAAGATAAAATCGACGTTTGTTTTTTAACTTCTATTATGAGTGAGAAAGCTAAATTTGAAACATTGCCTAATAACTATGAGCTTATCAAAGTTTATTTTGATAGTTTTAAAAATGATGAAATTTTAGTTGTTTTTGAAGCAACTTCAAATTATCATTTAGCACTTCAAAAGGCTTTATCTGATTTAAGTATTAGATATTGTGTTACAAACCCCTATAAATCATCTTTATTTTTAAAGCATCTTAGCACTATAAAAACTGATACAAGCGATAGTTATGGCTTGGCTGTTTATGCTAGGACTTTTAAAAGTGAGATTGCACCTGATAAGTATAATGCCGAGTATTTAGAGATAAAAAGTTACAATTCAACCTTAAATTTGCTCCAAAAAATAAATACTCAACTTAAAAATTTTAAAAGTTCTCAAAAAACTTTAAATAATAAAGTAATTGATAATGTTATCGCAAATCTTATAAAAGAGATTGCAAAACTTCAAGCTATGCTTCAAAAACTGGCTTTTGACCTTGTTAAAAAAGCTATTCCAGAAACCGAAGAGATCATTAAAGAAAACAAAGGCTTTGGCATTGATCTCGCTTTAAATTTATTTCCACAACTGCATTTTAATAGGGATAAATCTGAAAAACAATTTATAAGTTTTATTGGTCTTAGTCCTAGAATTTTTCAAAGTGGTTCAAGTGTTCATAAAAGCCAAAAGATAAACAAAATGGGCAATTCTAATATAAGGCGTATTCTATTTATGACTGCATTATGTGCCATTCGTTTTAACGCTAAATTTAAGGCACGTTATGAGCGTTTATTAGCTAACGGCAAAAAGAAGATGACTGCTATTGTTGCTGTTATGTGTGCGATAGTTCGTTATTTAAAAAGCTTATTCCCATTTAATCCAGAAATAAAGGCTATTTAA
- a CDS encoding cysteine permease, producing the protein MQNILAPNEFLDDYVLGAELAKKAGISSNAYLFWKNVISAKFENSRIVFLRKNSIPVKFQNIIKTCTPLNGLIPTGVFCSFTSLAPSHLVAKNSSKIYEFFKFHEICGIKFIDLKKFYDDFNLSYSYRIYIEKCKFFSPAPFEKRIKLTETMCLGYY; encoded by the coding sequence ATGCAAAATATACTCGCACCAAATGAGTTTTTAGATGATTATGTACTCGGTGCTGAGTTGGCTAAAAAAGCTGGCATCTCATCAAATGCTTATCTTTTTTGGAAAAATGTCATAAGTGCTAAATTTGAAAACTCAAGAATAGTTTTTCTTAGAAAAAATAGCATTCCAGTCAAATTTCAAAACATTATAAAAACCTGCACACCTTTAAATGGACTTATTCCAACGGGTGTATTTTGCTCTTTTACCTCACTTGCTCCATCTCATCTTGTAGCAAAAAATAGTTCTAAGATCTACGAGTTCTTTAAATTTCATGAGATTTGCGGTATCAAATTTATAGACTTGAAGAAATTTTATGATGATTTTAATCTTAGCTATTCTTATAGAATTTACATTGAAAAGTGTAAATTTTTCTCACCTGCTCCATTTGAAAAACGCATAAAATTAACTGAAACGATGTGTCTTGGATATTATTAA
- a CDS encoding hemolysin family protein: MVILAIVFILLNAFFVLSEFSLVKVRKSRLEELIKEKKPNAQLAFEMSNKLDTYLSATQLGITLSSLALGWIGEPAVARLIEAPLKNFFNFSDILVHTVGFAIAFTLITLLHVVMGELVPKSVAIAKAETSVLKIARPLHFFWVLFSPVIKLFDILATIGLKILGIQPAKENELAHSEEEIKIIVGESLKGGVLDSFETEIIKNAVDFSDTVAKEIMTPRRDMICINKQKSFEENLQVVFESKYTRFPYIDGSKDIILGMIHIRDILQLHFSKDKEKSFDSIVRKFVIVPESLSISKVLVMMNKEQISAALVVDEYGGTAGLLTMEDIMEEVLGDFNDEHDEVDQHYKKINDNIYEFQGRYDLESVEEVLGISFDEETDQVTIGGYVFNLIGRLPVVGDKIEDENCYYEVRKMDGASISRVKVRKKIKNEEESIQS, encoded by the coding sequence ATGGTAATACTTGCCATTGTATTCATTTTACTAAATGCCTTTTTTGTTTTATCAGAATTTTCTCTTGTTAAAGTTCGTAAGTCTAGACTTGAAGAGCTTATCAAAGAGAAAAAGCCAAACGCTCAGCTTGCTTTTGAGATGTCAAACAAGCTTGATACTTATCTTAGTGCCACTCAGCTTGGCATCACACTAAGCTCACTTGCTCTTGGTTGGATCGGTGAGCCAGCAGTTGCAAGACTTATAGAAGCCCCACTTAAAAATTTCTTCAACTTTAGCGATATCTTAGTTCATACGGTTGGTTTTGCGATCGCATTTACGCTTATTACGCTACTTCACGTTGTAATGGGTGAGCTTGTGCCAAAGTCAGTTGCTATCGCAAAGGCCGAGACTTCAGTGTTAAAAATCGCTCGTCCACTTCACTTTTTCTGGGTGTTATTTTCGCCTGTAATTAAGCTTTTTGATATTTTAGCGACCATTGGACTTAAAATTTTAGGTATCCAGCCAGCTAAAGAAAATGAGCTAGCGCACTCTGAAGAAGAGATAAAAATCATCGTTGGTGAGAGCTTAAAGGGCGGCGTGCTTGATAGCTTTGAGACTGAGATCATTAAAAATGCAGTCGATTTTAGTGACACAGTTGCAAAAGAGATCATGACGCCAAGGCGCGATATGATCTGCATAAATAAACAAAAGAGCTTTGAAGAGAATTTGCAAGTCGTATTTGAATCAAAATACACTCGCTTTCCTTATATAGACGGCTCAAAAGATATTATTTTGGGCATGATACACATTAGAGATATTTTGCAGCTCCACTTTAGTAAAGATAAAGAGAAGAGTTTTGATTCAATTGTTCGTAAATTTGTCATCGTGCCTGAGAGCCTTTCTATTTCAAAAGTGCTTGTAATGATGAATAAAGAGCAAATTTCGGCTGCACTCGTAGTTGATGAGTATGGCGGCACAGCCGGACTTCTTACGATGGAAGATATAATGGAAGAGGTGCTTGGTGATTTTAATGACGAGCATGATGAAGTCGATCAGCACTACAAAAAGATAAATGACAATATTTATGAATTTCAAGGCAGATACGATCTAGAGAGCGTTGAAGAGGTTCTTGGTATAAGCTTTGACGAAGAAACAGATCAAGTAACGATCGGTGGATATGTATTCAATCTAATTGGTCGCTTGCCAGTTGTAGGTGATAAGATCGAGGATGAAAACTGCTACTACGAAGTAAGAAAGATGGATGGAGCCAGTATCTCACGTGTAAAAGTTAGAAAAAAGATAAAAAATGAAGAGGAGAGCATTCAGTCTTAA
- a CDS encoding fumarate hydratase — MRIINTKDIREVVAKLCKQACYVVTPDLKAAFTKAQSSESSSLGKDILGKILQNAKLAEEGVAPICQDTGMTVVFVQIGQDVHIEGGYIEDAINEGIAEGYIEGYLRKSVVAEPLFERKNTTNNTPAVIHTRIVPGDKLKIKVAPKGFGSENKSVLKMLVPADGIEGVKKVFLEAVKYAGPNACPPLTIGVGIGGTMDKAALLAKEAAVRSVDSKNSDPRYAKLEDELLELACKTGVGPQGLGGDTTAVKVNVEWYPTHIAGLPVAININCHAARHADAEL; from the coding sequence ATGAGAATAATAAATACAAAAGATATAAGAGAAGTTGTTGCCAAGCTTTGCAAACAGGCCTGTTATGTTGTGACGCCAGATTTAAAGGCTGCTTTTACAAAGGCTCAAAGTAGCGAAAGCTCGTCACTAGGCAAAGATATTTTGGGCAAAATTTTACAAAATGCTAAGCTTGCGGAAGAGGGTGTTGCGCCTATATGCCAAGATACCGGTATGACGGTTGTTTTTGTGCAGATCGGCCAAGATGTGCATATCGAGGGTGGATATATTGAAGATGCGATAAACGAGGGCATTGCGGAAGGCTACATTGAAGGTTATCTAAGAAAGTCAGTCGTTGCTGAGCCACTTTTTGAGAGAAAGAATACCACAAACAACACTCCAGCTGTCATTCACACTAGGATCGTACCAGGAGATAAGCTAAAGATAAAAGTAGCTCCAAAAGGTTTTGGTAGTGAGAATAAGTCAGTTTTAAAAATGCTTGTGCCAGCTGATGGTATAGAGGGTGTAAAAAAAGTCTTTTTAGAGGCTGTAAAATACGCTGGACCAAACGCCTGTCCTCCGCTAACAATAGGCGTTGGCATAGGTGGTACGATGGATAAGGCAGCACTTTTAGCAAAAGAAGCGGCAGTTCGTTCAGTTGATAGTAAAAATTCTGATCCAAGATATGCCAAATTAGAAGACGAGTTACTAGAGCTTGCTTGTAAAACTGGTGTTGGTCCTCAAGGGCTTGGTGGTGATACTACCGCCGTAAAAGTAAATGTCGAGTGGTATCCAACTCACATAGCAGGTCTTCCTGTTGCTATAAACATTAACTGCCATGCTGCACGCCACGCAGACGCTGAGCTTTAA
- a CDS encoding M15 family metallopeptidase gives MTLGEHQEAFMKDVEKLLAYLHSNGYSVRGGELERTQAQQEIYYNSGKSKTMNSNHLKRCAIDLHIFKNNVWLQSKLELQDIGNYWESLNTLNRWGGNFKNFLDVPHFERNC, from the coding sequence ATGACACTTGGCGAACATCAAGAAGCTTTTATGAAAGACGTTGAAAAACTTTTAGCTTATCTTCATTCTAATGGATACTCTGTAAGGGGTGGCGAATTAGAAAGGACACAAGCCCAGCAAGAAATTTATTATAATAGTGGTAAAAGTAAAACTATGAATTCTAATCATCTAAAAAGATGTGCGATAGATTTACATATATTTAAAAATAACGTTTGGTTACAATCAAAGCTAGAATTACAAGATATTGGCAATTATTGGGAGAGCTTAAATACTCTTAATCGTTGGGGCGGTAATTTTAAAAACTTTCTTGATGTTCCACACTTTGAAAGAAATTGTTAA
- a CDS encoding DUF411 domain-containing protein — protein sequence MKKLAFLALGFFATFAFAADMKVYKSPTCGCCTSWGEAMQKAGFSEEVIKVDDIAKVKKEFNVPLELSSCHTAIIDGYIIEGHVPAYEVKRLLELKPKDVVGIAVPGMPMESQGMEQGSKAEQYDVILFKKDGSQEIFATYIGTKKLR from the coding sequence ATGAAGAAATTAGCATTTTTGGCCCTTGGCTTTTTTGCAACATTTGCGTTCGCGGCTGATATGAAGGTCTATAAAAGCCCAACTTGTGGATGTTGTACTAGTTGGGGTGAGGCGATGCAGAAGGCCGGATTTAGCGAAGAGGTTATAAAAGTAGATGATATAGCTAAAGTTAAGAAAGAATTTAATGTGCCGCTAGAGCTTTCAAGCTGCCATACAGCAATCATTGATGGATACATCATAGAAGGTCATGTTCCAGCCTATGAGGTAAAGCGCCTACTAGAGCTTAAGCCAAAAGATGTAGTTGGTATCGCAGTACCTGGCATGCCGATGGAGAGCCAAGGTATGGAGCAAGGCAGTAAAGCTGAGCAATACGATGTTATTTTATTTAAAAAAGATGGCTCGCAAGAAATTTTTGCTACTTACATCGGCACAAAAAAACTAAGATAA
- a CDS encoding molybdopterin biosynthesis protein MoeB: protein MMQNFNEKNEFKYSKFNYEKTHQIAQNCAKFKLDSDEEETSCGGETSCYDCAFRRWSKDSFICMAQASKG, encoded by the coding sequence ATGATGCAAAATTTCAATGAGAAAAATGAGTTTAAATACAGCAAATTTAACTACGAAAAAACTCATCAAATAGCCCAAAACTGCGCTAAATTTAAGCTAGATAGCGACGAAGAGGAGACGAGCTGCGGCGGCGAGACGAGCTGCTACGACTGCGCGTTTAGGCGCTGGAGTAAAGATAGCTTCATCTGCATGGCGCAAGCTAGCAAAGGCTAA
- a CDS encoding chemotaxis protein, whose translation MFKVEVIYKFCLVLVLILGLCMLAFSGVNFALGEYNEYLLNAHKIAGFLILLAATLHVINRRKKLVKLMNETMDVLTRSKNPSICNMDRIIASLEPYSITEISQMLGFDEAIFCETLRKNGVKFSGADQTLRQIASLNDEKIFFVLVLIIEAKFGKRFCGELKYKRGGKLKDKKMVA comes from the coding sequence ATGTTTAAAGTAGAGGTTATTTATAAATTCTGTCTTGTTTTAGTTCTTATTTTAGGGCTTTGTATGCTCGCATTCTCTGGTGTAAATTTTGCACTTGGCGAATATAATGAGTACTTACTAAATGCCCATAAAATCGCAGGTTTTTTAATATTGCTTGCCGCAACACTTCATGTTATAAATCGCAGAAAAAAGCTAGTAAAGCTAATGAATGAAACAATGGATGTGCTAACACGCAGTAAAAATCCAAGCATTTGCAATATGGACCGAATCATCGCCTCACTAGAGCCATACAGCATAACTGAAATTTCGCAAATGTTGGGCTTTGACGAGGCTATTTTTTGCGAGACTTTACGCAAAAACGGCGTCAAATTTAGCGGCGCAGATCAAACCCTGCGCCAAATCGCTTCTTTAAACGACGAAAAGATATTTTTCGTGCTAGTTCTCATCATCGAGGCGAAATTTGGCAAGAGATTTTGTGGCGAACTAAAGTATAAACGTGGCGGAAAACTTAAAGATAAAAAAATGGTCGCATAG
- a CDS encoding Fe-S-containing hydro-lyase, with the protein MSEVKRITAPFDKEVVKSLKAGDNVLISGTIIAARDAAHKALTETLARGEKLPVELKGETIYYVGPTPAKPNQAIGAAGPTTSGRMDKYTPTMINEVGINGMIGKGYRSDAVVEAMKKSCCVYMVAIGGIGALISQSIKKYEVLAYPELGPEAVARLTVEDFPAIVAIDCEGNNFYEVGQAPYKKI; encoded by the coding sequence ATGTCAGAAGTAAAAAGAATAACAGCACCATTTGATAAAGAGGTGGTAAAGAGCCTAAAGGCAGGTGACAATGTCCTAATATCAGGCACTATCATAGCAGCTCGTGACGCTGCACATAAGGCACTTACTGAAACATTGGCACGTGGCGAAAAACTACCAGTTGAACTAAAGGGTGAGACTATCTACTATGTTGGACCAACTCCAGCCAAGCCAAATCAAGCTATCGGTGCAGCAGGCCCAACAACAAGCGGCAGAATGGATAAATACACCCCAACTATGATAAATGAAGTTGGTATAAATGGTATGATTGGTAAAGGCTACAGGAGTGACGCAGTAGTCGAGGCTATGAAAAAATCATGCTGTGTTTATATGGTTGCTATCGGCGGCATCGGAGCTCTCATTAGCCAAAGTATCAAAAAATATGAAGTGCTAGCTTACCCAGAACTAGGACCAGAGGCAGTGGCTAGGCTTACAGTTGAGGACTTTCCAGCGATAGTTGCTATTGACTGCGAAGGTAATAACTTCTATGAAGTTGGCCAAGCACCTTACAAAAAGATCTAA
- a CDS encoding RidA family protein produces the protein MKKQISTKNAPQAIGPYSQAISANGFLFISGQLGVTPAGEFADSSVEAQAEQSLENLKNILTEVGLTFDNAVKTTIFLADMADFVKVNTVYAKFFKEPYPARSTVAVKTLPKDALVEIELIAAY, from the coding sequence ATGAAAAAACAAATCTCAACAAAAAATGCTCCACAAGCGATCGGGCCATATTCTCAAGCTATTAGCGCAAATGGATTTTTATTTATCTCAGGTCAGCTTGGTGTCACACCAGCGGGTGAGTTTGCAGATAGTAGCGTAGAGGCCCAAGCTGAGCAATCACTTGAAAATTTAAAAAATATCTTGACTGAAGTAGGACTTACTTTTGATAATGCTGTAAAGACTACAATATTTCTAGCAGATATGGCGGATTTTGTTAAAGTAAATACTGTGTATGCTAAATTTTTTAAAGAGCCTTATCCTGCTAGAAGTACAGTAGCTGTTAAGACCTTGCCAAAAGACGCACTTGTGGAAATAGAGCTTATCGCGGCTTATTAA
- a CDS encoding GNAT family N-acetyltransferase produces the protein MLGYCSLSDFNPKIAYDISVEISIYVAKKALKWGIGKQLLAHSLNEARELNLKNIIALIFNKNKASLGLFLKFGFEKWGELTGVCLMDGEYKDIVILGLKL, from the coding sequence ATTTTAGGTTACTGCTCACTAAGTGACTTTAATCCTAAAATCGCTTACGATATAAGCGTAGAGATAAGCATCTATGTCGCTAAAAAGGCTCTTAAATGGGGCATCGGCAAACAGCTTTTAGCCCACAGCCTAAATGAAGCTAGAGAGCTAAATTTAAAAAACATCATCGCACTAATCTTTAACAAAAACAAAGCAAGCCTTGGGCTGTTTTTGAAATTTGGCTTTGAAAAATGGGGAGAACTGACTGGCGTTTGCCTGATGGATGGCGAGTATAAAGATATCGTTATCTTGGGGCTAAAGCTCTAA
- a CDS encoding M48 family metallopeptidase, protein MKKFLLTLLATSLLFTGCSSVTKAGVVGADRKQFMLVSSEAMEQSSAQAYVKTLTAARSKGELNVDPILTKRVQDIAKRLIAQTGVFRDDALKWKWQVNVINEDTLNAWCMPGGRIVVYSGIIKRLNLTDAQLAAVMGHEIAHALREHSREQASADQMKSIGIFAIATATGLGDLGANALNLASEYTISLPFSRSHETEADHIGTELMARAGYDPKEAVEVWVKMSKMSGGKVPEILSTHPSNESRIKDLKEIAAKLEPVYQAAKRG, encoded by the coding sequence ATGAAAAAATTTCTACTTACATTGTTAGCAACTAGTTTGCTCTTCACTGGCTGCTCAAGCGTTACAAAAGCAGGCGTTGTTGGTGCTGATCGTAAGCAGTTTATGCTAGTCTCATCAGAAGCTATGGAGCAAAGCTCAGCCCAAGCCTACGTCAAGACGCTAACAGCTGCTAGGAGTAAAGGCGAGCTAAATGTTGATCCGATCCTTACAAAAAGAGTTCAAGATATCGCTAAAAGGCTAATCGCCCAAACTGGTGTTTTTAGAGATGACGCTCTAAAATGGAAGTGGCAAGTGAATGTCATTAATGAAGATACGCTAAATGCTTGGTGCATGCCAGGGGGCAGGATAGTCGTTTATAGCGGCATCATAAAAAGGCTAAATTTAACAGATGCACAGCTAGCTGCGGTCATGGGTCACGAGATCGCACACGCTCTTAGAGAGCACAGCAGGGAGCAAGCAAGTGCTGATCAGATGAAAAGCATAGGTATCTTTGCAATAGCCACAGCTACTGGCCTTGGCGATCTTGGAGCTAATGCTCTAAATTTAGCTAGCGAATACACCATATCTCTGCCCTTTTCTCGCTCACATGAAACTGAAGCTGATCACATCGGCACTGAGCTAATGGCAAGAGCCGGATACGATCCAAAAGAAGCGGTCGAAGTCTGGGTAAAAATGAGCAAGATGAGTGGCGGAAAGGTGCCTGAAATTTTAAGCACACACCCATCAAACGAGAGTAGGATAAAAGATCTAAAAGAGATCGCAGCAAAGCTTGAGCCAGTCTACCAAGCTGCTAAAAGAGGCTAG
- a CDS encoding sodium-dependent transporter, with protein sequence MSKKNFSSRWAFILACVGSAVGMANVWGFPYKLGTNGGAAFLLIYVFFITLFSYVGLSAEYAIGRRAKTGTLGSYKYAWQSRNLGVFGSIIGWLPLAGSLCIAIGYAVIIAYVLKALTQALTGSFMSVDTNVWFNSFALQDYSVLPYHFIIVVGTLLTLFFGAKSIEKTNQIMMPLFFVLFSILAINVAMLPNAFDGYKFLFIPDFSKLADPMVWVSAMGQAFFSLSITGSGMIVYGAYLSKDEDIVESAKTTAFFDTIAALVAALVMIPAVFAYAMDPAEGPKLLFVTLPKILQNMIGGQIFAIILFTAVIFGGITSLQNMFEVVAESLMHKFPLLSRFWTLTLLCAVCFGIGAFMEPISSWGPWMDFVSIYIIPIGAVIGAISWFWIIKKDEILDEINSGANRSYGNFWYFVGKFIYVPLTFLLCIIAVSKGISF encoded by the coding sequence ATGAGCAAAAAGAATTTTTCATCGCGTTGGGCATTTATATTGGCCTGTGTTGGATCAGCAGTTGGCATGGCAAATGTCTGGGGCTTTCCTTACAAACTTGGCACAAATGGCGGTGCAGCGTTTTTACTCATCTATGTTTTTTTCATAACTCTTTTTTCATATGTTGGTCTGAGTGCGGAGTATGCGATCGGTAGACGTGCAAAAACTGGTACGCTTGGATCATATAAATATGCTTGGCAAAGTAGAAATTTAGGTGTATTTGGCAGTATTATTGGCTGGCTTCCGCTTGCTGGCTCACTTTGCATAGCCATCGGCTACGCAGTCATCATCGCCTACGTACTAAAAGCCCTTACTCAGGCGCTTACTGGCTCATTTATGAGCGTTGATACGAACGTTTGGTTTAACTCATTTGCACTTCAAGATTACTCAGTCTTGCCTTATCATTTTATCATCGTTGTTGGCACGCTTCTTACGCTATTTTTTGGAGCAAAAAGTATCGAAAAAACAAATCAAATAATGATGCCACTGTTTTTTGTATTATTTAGCATTTTGGCTATAAATGTCGCGATGCTACCAAATGCATTTGATGGATATAAATTCCTTTTTATCCCTGACTTTAGTAAGCTTGCAGACCCGATGGTATGGGTTTCTGCGATGGGTCAAGCCTTTTTCTCGCTCTCTATCACAGGATCTGGCATGATAGTTTATGGAGCTTACCTTTCAAAAGATGAAGATATCGTTGAAAGTGCTAAAACTACAGCCTTTTTTGATACTATCGCAGCTCTTGTGGCGGCTCTTGTTATGATCCCAGCGGTCTTTGCCTATGCTATGGATCCAGCCGAAGGTCCAAAGCTACTTTTCGTAACGCTTCCTAAAATTTTACAAAATATGATCGGCGGACAAATTTTTGCCATTATTTTATTTACAGCTGTTATCTTTGGTGGTATCACTTCACTTCAAAATATGTTTGAAGTAGTCGCCGAGTCACTAATGCATAAATTCCCACTCCTTAGTAGATTTTGGACGCTCACGCTACTTTGTGCAGTTTGCTTTGGCATAGGAGCATTTATGGAGCCTATTAGCAGTTGGGGGCCTTGGATGGACTTTGTGTCGATCTATATCATTCCAATCGGTGCGGTAATCGGTGCTATTTCTTGGTTCTGGATTATTAAAAAAGATGAAATTTTAGACGAGATAAATTCTGGAGCAAATAGATCTTATGGTAATTTCTGGTATTTTGTAGGCAAATTTATCTACGTCCCGCTAACATTTTTACTTTGTATTATTGCTGTAAGCAAGGGAATTTCTTTTTAA
- a CDS encoding putative transporter: MFSSFFKDKKWALWAYGGAIFIILLLVYQTHLNVRINEWYKNFYDIVQNSKDHDVSEFWREIFNFIKIAMPYVVTYTVISFFASHWVFRWREAMTFRYLKFWQNCKSDIEGSSQRIQEDVYRFAKIMESLGVQVLRAIMTLIAFIPVLWELSKSVSLPYIKDIEGSLVYIALIISIGGLIISWFVGIKLPHIEYNNQKAEAAFRKELVYGEDDKSKFCQPNVMLELFTGVKLNYYKLFLHYGYFNLWLISFSQILVIVPYIIMGNGLFSGVITLGVLIQASNAFSQVRESFSVFIDNWTTITELRSVNKRLREFERNINYKA, encoded by the coding sequence ATGTTTTCATCATTTTTTAAAGATAAAAAATGGGCACTCTGGGCTTATGGCGGAGCGATATTTATCATCTTGCTTCTTGTTTATCAAACACACCTAAATGTCCGTATAAACGAGTGGTATAAAAATTTCTACGACATCGTGCAAAACTCAAAAGATCATGATGTAAGTGAGTTTTGGCGAGAAATTTTTAACTTTATAAAAATCGCTATGCCTTACGTCGTGACTTACACTGTGATCTCGTTTTTTGCTAGCCACTGGGTCTTTCGCTGGAGAGAGGCGATGACATTTAGATATCTAAAATTTTGGCAAAACTGTAAAAGTGATATCGAAGGTAGTTCGCAGCGTATCCAAGAAGACGTCTACCGCTTTGCCAAAATAATGGAAAGCCTTGGCGTGCAAGTTTTAAGGGCGATCATGACGCTAATTGCCTTTATACCAGTGCTTTGGGAGCTAAGCAAGAGCGTGAGTTTGCCTTACATCAAAGATATCGAAGGCTCGCTTGTTTATATTGCTTTAATAATTAGCATCGGTGGCTTAATTATTTCGTGGTTTGTGGGCATTAAACTCCCGCATATCGAGTATAACAACCAAAAAGCAGAAGCAGCGTTTAGAAAAGAGCTAGTTTATGGCGAGGACGATAAGTCTAAATTTTGCCAGCCAAACGTCATGTTAGAGCTTTTTACGGGCGTAAAGTTAAATTATTACAAACTATTTTTGCACTATGGCTACTTTAACCTTTGGCTCATCTCTTTTTCACAAATTCTTGTCATCGTGCCTTATATCATCATGGGAAATGGCCTATTTAGCGGCGTTATAACGCTTGGTGTGCTTATACAAGCTAGCAACGCTTTTTCTCAAGTTAGAGAGAGTTTTAGCGTATTTATCGACAACTGGACGACGATAACAGAGTTAAGATCCGTAAATAAACGTTTGAGAGAGTTTGAGAGAAATATAAACTATAAGGCATAG